A single window of Mycosarcoma maydis chromosome 1, whole genome shotgun sequence DNA harbors:
- a CDS encoding uncharacterized protein (related to Cobalamin synthesis protein) yields MAPIAVSPKAAPAVPVGKQSSKKALSKQKDAVQIKFASFDVTDQVFYRSSDASCSAVVNLKPIVPGHILVIPTKPYHRLSEAPPEIVASLFQTVQEISKGLEKVFEADALTISVQDGEAAGQTVPHLHVHILPRRTGDIEPNDLVYTHLEQWGFDIKKLLSKDEQLKVDADEDRQPRSNEEMRKEAIFLSSFFGADGKFDATKLKTSQSKASKRVSDAVVLGKQKRSRVDRLPVTLLSGFLGAGKTTLLEHILTSKDHGLRVAVVVNDMGALNIDASLLSNHRVTQAEEKVVQMQNGCICCTLRGDLLEEVAALAENREIDYLLIESTGISEPMQVAETFSEEFADMYSQMADDLEEEIRADPQKKEEHEKVAKILKQGGLPAVARLDTCVTVVDAVNLFNDYNTTDFLVDRHKDDHDVPEEDDRNISDLQTDQLEFANVILINKCDLVGKEEVDRIRAFIRLLNPDAKIIPTTRSRIDLQEILNTNLFSYEKAALGAGWLKSLNEEIKPETEEYGIGSFVYRARRPFHTARLWETIREVFVVIQSEYIDDGEDEDDDESMDADGEADDTEDNEMDVEAEGDDDAQPQLNPQARLEAKNASETFAPLLRSKGFIWLATRPLMFGEWSQAGIMLTLQGGARWRCELDAEMWPQDKEIVEAIKKDFQEPWGDRRQEIVLIGKSMRDGGEDKLRAALDKCLLTDDEMKQWEDIMNDPSLETIKDKEHKLQDMFEDGFEDWPDHEDPEAHEGHSH; encoded by the coding sequence ATGGCACCCATCGCAGTCTCACCAAAGGCAGCACCTGCTGTGCCTGTTggcaagcagagcagcaagaaggcCCTTTCCAAGCAGAAAGATGCTGTCCAGATCAAGTTTGCGTCCTTTGATGTAACCGATCAGGTCTTCTACCGCTCGTCGGATGCATCTTGCTCCGCTGTCGTGAACCTCAAGCCCATCGTTCCTGGCCACATATTGGTTATCCCCACCAAGCCCTACCACAGACTGTCTGAGGCTCCGCCCGAGATCGTCGCTTCTCTCTTCCAGACCGTACAAGAGATCTCAAAGGGCCTCGAAAAGGTTTTTGAGGCTGATGCATTGACCATCAGTGTTCAAGATGGTGAGGCAGCTGGCCAGACTGTACCCCATCTCCACGTCCATATCTTGCCGCGAAGGACGGGCGATATCGAGCCAAACGATCTGGTTTACACGCACCTCGAGCAGTGGGGATTCGAtatcaagaagctgctgagcaaggatgagcagctcaaggtGGATGCCGATGAGGACCGACAGCCAAGGTCAAACGAAGAGATGCGAAAGGAGGCAATTTTCTTGAGCTCTTTCTTCGGCGCCGACGGCAAATTCGATGCTACAAAGCTAAAGACATCACAGTCCAAGGCAAGCAAACGCGTCTCAGACGCCGTGGTTCTTGGAAAGCAGAAACGTTCTCGAGTTGATCGTCTTCCGGTCACACTGCTCAGTGGGTTCTTGGGAGCAGGCAAGACAACGCTCTTGGAGCACATCCTCACCTCGAAGGATCACGGTCTTCGTGTCGCTGTCGTTGTTAATGACATGGGTGCTCTTAACATTGAtgcatcgctgctgtccAACCATCGCGTCACTCAAGCAGAGGAAAAAGTGGTGCAGATGCAGAACGGTTGCATCTGCTGCACGCTCCGAGGTGATCTGCTTGAAGAGGTGGCAGCGCTCGCCGAAAACCGCGAGATTGACTACCTTCTCATCGAGAGCACTGGTATTTCTGAGCCCATGCAAGTCGCTGAAACATTCTCGGAAGAATTTGCCGACATGTATTCGCAGATGGCTGACGACCTCGAGGAGGAGATCCGCGCTGATCCTCAGAAGAAAGAGGAGCACGAAAAAGTGGCCAAGATTCTCAAGCAGGGTGGTCTTCCTGCTGTAGCACGTCTCGACACGTGTGTCACCGTGGTTGACGCCGTGAATCTGTTCAACGACTATAACACGACCGACTTCTTGGTTGACCGACACAAGGACGACCACGATGTTCCCGAAGAGGACGACCGTAACATCTCGGACCTCCAAACCGACCAGCTCGAGTTTGCCAACGTGATCCTCATCAACAAGTGCGATCTGGTTGGAAAGGAAGAAGTGGACCGTATCCGTGCGTTTATCCGACTGCTCAACCCAGATGCCAAGATCATCCCGACGACCCGAAGTCGCATCGACCTTCAAGAGATTCTCAACACGAACCTGTTCAGCTACGAAAAGGCAGCGCTCGGAGCAGGCTGGCTCAAGAGTCTCAATGAAGAGATCAAGCCTGAAACCGAGGAGTACGGCATTGGCAGCTTTGTCTATAGGGCACGCAGGCCGTTCCACACTGCGCGCTTGTGGGAGACGATCCGCGAAGTCTTTGTGGTCATTCAGAGCGAGTAcatcgacgatggcgaggacgaggatgatgatgaaaGCATGGATGCTGACGGCGAGGCTGACGATACTGAGGACAATGAAATGGACGTGGAAGCAGAaggcgatgacgacgctCAGCCTCAACTCAACCCTCAGGCACGATTGGAGGCCAAAAACGCCAGTGAAACTTTCGCTCCCTTGCTTCGATCCAAAGGTTTCATCTGGCTCGCCACTCGACCTCTGATGTTCGGCGAGTGGTCACAGGCAGGTATCATGCTTACGCTGCAAGGTGGTGCACGATGGCGCTGCGAGTTGGACGCCGAGATGTGGCCTCAGGACAAGGAGATTGTGGAAGCGATCAAGAAGGACTTCCAGGAACCTTGGGGTGACAGGAGGCAAGAGATCGTCTTGATTGGCAAGAGCATGCGCGATGGTGGCGAAGACAAGCTGCGCGCTGCGCTTGACAAGTGCCTGCTCACAGACGATGAGATGAAGCAGTGGGAGGACATTATGAATGACCCAAGTCTAGAGACCATCAAGGACAAAGAGCACAAGCTGCAAGACATGTTTGAAGATGGTTTCGAGGATTGGCCTGACCACGAGGATCCGGAGGCTCACGAGGGCCACAGTCACTGA
- a CDS encoding uncharacterized protein (related to CSR1 - phosphatidylinositol transfer protein) has protein sequence MVTEISQKDVQIQEGYVGNLSQEQEEKLRELWLKFLEVCETASDDDNADGQVKSNGGDLGGWDEKKSGPEGAGIPKDDKAKDELKAREEQAALDELLQTYGASALRNTFWKFVKMDNPDTDVLRFLRARKWDVSRAFAMMAGCMKWRLDNNVEELAENGDLGNEKIEKFLDQQRSGKTYAMGTTDNEQPICYIHVKKHLTWGQPGASMSKYVIYAMESFRLLMQPPNDKVVLLFDLTGFGLKNMDWNCILFIVKCLEAYYPESLGTLYIHNSPWIFSGIWKLLGPMLDPVVRSKVKFTKKPEDLDLVPRERLLSNMGGYNVNEFEFVEPEEGENDQTKDEEGKKRTWNNYMKLAKEYEQVTRKWCESKGKDEEVVKKRDLLVKKLRVAQFEHEPYFRGKTVYHRDGTIDGQGVVTWNYKQKDGEVIRHVVGRKACVSTLKKEIEEIEGGADPAEVEKRIGAQADEQAGNGDAAAAAAATADDDDDAFHEAPIASHASTKEAIDADTETVISHDNQAAKEANGTQNGNGHANGNLDHNRQVSSEKKGPTDYSTEDSSDRGSLKKVKSIKTSGMSKLKAVMGKA, from the exons ATGGTCACCGAAATCAGTCAGAAGGACGTTCAGATCCAGGAAGGCTATGTCG GCAACTTGTCgcaggagcaggaagaAAAACTTCGGGAGCTTTGGTTGAAGTTCCTAGAAGTCTGCGAAACCGCttcggacgacgacaatgCTGACGGACAAGTAAAGAGCAATGGAGGCGATCTCGGCGGCTGGGACGAGAAGAAGTCCGGTCCAGAAGGTGCTGGCATCCCTAAAGACGACAAAGCCAAGGATGAACTCAAGGCTCGCGAggagcaagctgctcttgacgagctgctccaaACTTACGGTGCCTCTGCGCTCCGAAACACGTTCTGGAAGTTCGTCAAGATGGACAACCCCGACACGGACGTATTGCGTTTCCTCCGAGCCAGAAAGTGGGACGTTTCGCGTGCCTTTGCCATGATGGCTGGTTGCATGAAGTGGCGTCTTGACAACAatgtcgaggagctcgcTGAGAACGGTGATTTGGGCAATGAAAAGATCGAGAAGTTTCTGGATCAGCAGCGCAGTGGCAAGACATATGCCATGGGGACAACCGACAACGAGCAGCCTATCTGCTACATCCATGTCAAGAAGCATCTTACTTGGGGTCAGCCTGGTGCCTCCATGTCCAAGTACGTCATCTATGCCATGGAGTCGTTCCGACTTCTAATGCAGCCTCCTAATGACAAGGTCGTGCTCCTTTTCGACTTGACTGGATTCGGTCTCAAGAACATGGACTGGAACTGCATCTTGTTTATCGTCAAGTGTCTCGAGGCTTATTATCCCGAATCGCTCGGCACGCTCTACATCCACAATTCGCCTTGGATTTTCTCGGGTATCTGGAAACTTCTCGGTCCCATGCTCGACCCCGTGGTGCGAAGCAAGGTCAAGTTCACCAAGAAGCCAGAGGACCTCGATCTGGTGCCCAGGGAGCGTCTTTTGTCCAATATGGGAGGCTACAACGTCAACGAGTTTGAATTTGTCGAGCCAGAAGAAGGCGAAAATGACCAAaccaaggacgaggaaggCAAGAAGCGAACCTGGAACAACTACATGAAGCTTGCCAAGGAGTACGAACAGGTTACGCGAAAGTGGTGTGAgagcaagggcaaggacgaggaggtggtcaagaagcgcgaTCTTCttgtcaagaagctgcgGGTTGCTCAGTTCGAACACGAACCTTACTTCCGTGGTAAAACTGTGTACCACCGTGACGGCACCATTGATGGTCAGGGTGTCGTGACCTGGAACTACAAGCAAAAGGATGGCGAGGTCATTCGGCATGTCGTCGGCCGTAAGGCTTGTGTTTCAACGCTCAAGAAAGAGATCGAAGAGATCGAAGGTGGTGCTGATccagccgaggtggagaagCGTATCGGGGCTCAGGCtgacgagcaagctggCAACGGtgatgctgcagctgcagctgcagctacagcggatgacgatgacgatgcaTTCCATGAGGCACCCATTGCTTCCCACGCATCAACAAAAGAGgccatcgatgccgacacCGAGACAGTCATCTCACACGATAATCAGGCAGCCAAGGAGGCCAACGGTACTCAGAACGGAAACGGCCATGCTAACGGAAACTTGGACCACAACAGACAAGTTAGTTCTGAGAAGAAAGGCCCCACCGACTACTCCACAGAAGACAGTTCGGACCGCGGCAGCCTGAAGAAGGTCAAATCGATCAAGACATCGGGCATGTCCAAGCTCAAAGCTGTCATGGGCAAGGCCTGA
- a CDS encoding mismatch base pair and cruciform DNA recognition protein Hmp1, whose amino-acid sequence MSEPSKVNGNYNSVAGTVKETIGNALGSTEWQKAGKEQHAKGEGEIKAAQAQGYAEGTKDQVSGKIDNVVGAVTGDKSKELSGKAQQESGKAQKEINS is encoded by the exons ATGTCTGAGCCCTCCAAGGTTAACGG AAACTACAACTCGGTCGCTGGTACCGTCAAGGAGACCATCGGCAACGCTCTCGGCTCCACTGAGTGGCAAAAGGCTGGCAAGGAGCAGCACGCCAAGGGCGAGGGCGAGATCAAGGCTGCTCAGGCCCAGGGCTACGCCGAGGGCACTAAGGACCAGGTCTCGGGTAAGATCGACAACGTTGTCGGCGCTGTCACCGGTGACAAGTCCAAGGAACTGTCCGGCAAGGCTCAGCAGGAGTCTGGCAAGGCTCAGAAGGAGATCAACTCCTAA